One Bacillus sp. 1780r2a1 DNA segment encodes these proteins:
- a CDS encoding O-antigen ligase family protein: MKNAYWLFFLFVGFISIQPIIDMLTTYMILNVESPLSIGVIIRFLYMVFVGIILLVFFKKSKWAKYSILYLIVFALFLGVNIYFNSQWKDPYYLAQEIKFFNKVVYMNVTLLGAIVVFTMYRQSVNVSKALNKNLLIASLIISIVFIVTMLTGTALESYQYNKTGFKGWFYAANELGAIVALLLPLTLLFGLKKTQSLKQFYFWIPFILLAISSIMIGTKVGLGAVILSLGVAFVVLVMKLFATKQRAVKSNLIISILLLIVVGVTTPISPAFTNTYAHIDLLENKKKEQQPQQPEDESTTDKKKKKRQKLDNSDIENLILSSREDFLAHHKEQYKEAPIARKLLGMGYAGNYTEEQPPKMIEMDFYDLFFSLGIIGFILWILPLLIIALYVVKRFISEPSQLWNESFMMYSTSVVLALGIAFVAGHVFTAPAVTIYFAVTAAYLACIHFYKSNTLD; the protein is encoded by the coding sequence ATGAAGAACGCATACTGGTTATTTTTTCTGTTTGTTGGTTTTATTTCAATACAGCCAATTATTGATATGCTAACAACATATATGATTTTAAATGTAGAAAGTCCTCTTTCAATCGGTGTAATCATCCGGTTCTTATATATGGTATTTGTGGGGATCATTTTACTGGTATTTTTTAAAAAGTCCAAGTGGGCCAAATATTCAATTCTCTATTTAATTGTTTTTGCATTATTCCTGGGTGTTAACATTTACTTTAACAGTCAATGGAAAGATCCTTATTACTTAGCTCAGGAAATAAAGTTCTTTAATAAAGTTGTTTATATGAACGTAACGCTCTTAGGTGCTATTGTAGTCTTTACAATGTATCGCCAATCTGTAAATGTTTCAAAAGCTCTCAACAAAAACTTATTGATTGCTTCTCTTATTATCAGCATTGTGTTCATTGTAACCATGCTTACAGGAACAGCCCTAGAGAGTTATCAATATAATAAAACCGGATTCAAAGGCTGGTTTTATGCTGCTAACGAACTTGGAGCAATCGTTGCGCTACTGTTACCTTTAACACTTTTATTTGGATTAAAGAAAACGCAGTCCTTAAAGCAATTTTACTTTTGGATTCCATTTATCTTGCTTGCCATATCTTCAATTATGATTGGAACAAAAGTAGGGCTAGGAGCTGTCATTTTATCGTTAGGTGTTGCATTTGTTGTATTAGTAATGAAACTATTTGCAACAAAGCAACGCGCAGTGAAGTCTAATTTAATTATCTCGATTCTTTTATTAATAGTAGTTGGAGTAACAACTCCTATTTCTCCTGCTTTTACAAACACATATGCGCATATCGATTTACTAGAAAATAAAAAGAAAGAACAGCAGCCACAACAGCCTGAAGATGAAAGTACTACTGACAAGAAAAAGAAAAAGCGACAAAAGTTAGACAATAGCGATATTGAAAACTTAATCTTAAGTAGTCGTGAAGACTTTTTAGCTCACCATAAGGAACAGTATAAAGAGGCTCCTATCGCTCGTAAGCTTTTAGGAATGGGATATGCAGGGAATTACACAGAAGAACAACCACCAAAGATGATTGAAATGGACTTTTATGACCTTTTCTTCTCACTTGGTATTATCGGGTTTATCCTGTGGATTTTACCTCTTCTAATTATTGCTCTATACGTAGTAAAACGATTCATTAGCGAACCTTCACAGCTTTGGAATGAGTCATTTATGATGTATAGCACATCTGTTGTACTGGCGCTAGGTATTGCGTTTGTTGCTGGTCACGTCTTTACGGCACCCGCTGTAACTATTTATTTTGCTGTAACAGCGGCATACCTTGCTTGTATACACTTTTATAAATCAAATACATTAGATTAA
- a CDS encoding threonine/serine exporter family protein produces the protein MTIIEQIITSFIASAAFGIIFNVPRESLLKCGFVGMIGWLIYFLMTMYNIDEVPSTVASAFFIAIISQIYAKVYRMPIIIFTVAGIIPLVPGGIAYDAMRNFVENDYNTAISLAAKAFMISGSIAIGIVFSEVVNQIIRQSKLNVKAKYRP, from the coding sequence GTGACAATTATCGAGCAAATTATTACAAGCTTCATCGCTTCTGCCGCATTCGGTATTATTTTTAATGTTCCACGTGAATCATTATTAAAATGTGGTTTTGTTGGAATGATTGGCTGGTTAATTTACTTTTTAATGACGATGTATAATATTGATGAAGTGCCAAGTACAGTAGCATCCGCATTTTTTATTGCAATTATTAGTCAAATCTATGCAAAGGTATATCGCATGCCTATTATTATTTTTACAGTTGCGGGTATCATCCCACTTGTACCTGGTGGCATTGCATATGACGCCATGCGAAATTTCGTGGAAAATGATTATAATACAGCAATCAGCTTAGCTGCAAAAGCATTTATGATTTCAGGATCAATTGCCATTGGAATTGTATTCTCGGAAGTAGTTAACCAAATTATTCGACAATCGAAATTAAATGTGAAAGCAAAATATCGTCCATAA
- the murJ gene encoding murein biosynthesis integral membrane protein MurJ, with protein sequence MKSLKIASILLLVSTLFLKFSSMIRDLVIANFFGTSYIVDAYNAAMIIPNAFILFMLTGMKDAFIPSYLSYEKEGKGKSHLTNIVKSTFFICLAISIIGSIAAFFYFPASYPNFSKAAIDIGIYTAILYFLSLSLVGVNAVYEGVFDANSQYSFSVFSQTVVVLFTILSTILLQGVMGGYAIALGYLLGTFASFLIKVVYFKPKNLLLWKQKIDREEVKIFYKVFIPVGVTIMVGQINLTVNFFFAGAFGEGVISYLNYAFRLVSIPQAIFGVTVATIIYPLIVKALNDKNEERFKTGIEKGLTFMLMLLVPTLVIMSFYMKDIVQIAYERGAFDANSTLKTTDASYYYFGSVFFYSLQAILAKGFYSLGKGHVIMRIGLLSILLNIIFNLTFTQFLGYQGLALSMSVVGFFYTAIVFIMLNRLINGFHFRYLLTETTKILVASIPVMIAMYILKDIQFVNDLHVLVRFTVVCLVGGLVYLISTFIFKVDGIMMVLRKRKR encoded by the coding sequence ATGAAAAGCTTAAAGATTGCAAGTATTTTATTACTTGTTTCAACCTTATTTTTAAAGTTTTCCAGTATGATTCGAGATTTAGTAATCGCTAACTTCTTCGGTACAAGCTATATCGTAGATGCATATAACGCAGCGATGATTATTCCAAATGCATTTATTTTATTTATGCTTACGGGAATGAAAGATGCTTTTATCCCCAGCTACTTGAGCTATGAGAAAGAAGGAAAAGGGAAATCTCATCTTACAAACATCGTAAAATCTACGTTTTTCATTTGCTTAGCCATTTCTATTATAGGATCAATAGCAGCATTCTTTTACTTTCCTGCTAGTTACCCTAACTTTTCTAAAGCAGCGATTGATATTGGTATCTATACCGCAATTCTATATTTTTTGTCTCTTTCTTTGGTAGGGGTAAACGCGGTATACGAAGGTGTATTTGATGCTAACAGTCAATATTCCTTCTCCGTATTCTCTCAAACAGTTGTTGTGTTGTTTACCATCCTAAGCACCATTTTACTTCAGGGTGTAATGGGTGGATACGCAATTGCATTAGGGTATCTCTTAGGGACTTTTGCTTCGTTTCTCATTAAAGTTGTGTACTTTAAGCCAAAAAACTTGCTGCTATGGAAGCAGAAGATAGATAGAGAAGAAGTTAAAATCTTCTATAAAGTCTTTATACCTGTTGGGGTTACCATTATGGTGGGACAGATCAATTTAACAGTCAATTTCTTTTTTGCAGGGGCATTTGGAGAAGGTGTTATTTCTTACTTGAACTATGCGTTTCGACTTGTTAGTATTCCTCAAGCCATCTTTGGTGTTACCGTTGCGACAATTATCTACCCACTGATTGTAAAAGCTCTTAACGATAAAAATGAAGAACGTTTCAAAACAGGTATCGAAAAAGGGTTAACATTTATGTTGATGTTACTTGTTCCAACACTTGTCATTATGAGCTTTTATATGAAAGATATTGTTCAAATTGCTTATGAACGCGGTGCATTTGACGCTAATTCTACTTTAAAAACCACTGATGCATCCTATTATTACTTTGGATCCGTATTCTTTTATTCACTACAAGCAATTTTAGCAAAAGGTTTTTATTCATTAGGAAAAGGTCATGTTATTATGCGCATCGGGCTACTATCAATCCTGCTGAATATCATTTTCAACCTAACATTTACGCAATTTTTAGGTTACCAAGGTCTTGCACTTTCAATGTCTGTTGTAGGTTTTTTCTATACTGCCATTGTATTCATTATGCTAAACCGTCTTATAAATGGTTTCCACTTCCGCTATTTACTAACGGAAACCACAAAAATTTTAGTAGCTAGCATCCCCGTTATGATCGCTATGTACATCCTAAAAGATATACAGTTTGTAAACGATTTACATGTTCTGGTTCGATTTACGGTTGTATGCTTAGTGGGAGGTTTAGTATACTTAATATCGACGTTTATATTTAAAGTAGATGGAATTATGATGGTTTTACGCAAACGAAAACGTTAA
- a CDS encoding DEAD/DEAH box helicase, with protein MSSSIFTDYAISDSIIKALDALEYNQPTPVQARVIPKVLKGQDVIVTSQTGSGKTASFAIPLCEKVDWLENKPQVLVLTPTRELAAQVSDEMKNIGRYKRINSVAIYGRQSFMKQKTMLKQKTHIVVGTPGRVLDHIEKGTLSIECLKYVVLDEADEMLNMGFIDQVSAILDKLPQSRTTMLFSATFPADIEGLAKKYMINPERIQIETVGKAPQLITHHVMEVEEHNKLSLLADVTVAENPDSCIIFCRTQERVKEVFQYLDEHDYSADLLHGAMVQEDRFDVMDDFKRGEFRYLVATDVAARGIDVEEITLVINFDFPLEKEKYVHRTGRTGRAGKSGKAITFMTSYEQKFLEEIREYSQADIELTNPPSAEQVKANRTAFQEKMEAPVVLREEKREKVNQDIMKLYFNGGKKKKIRAVDFVGTIAKLPGMSAQDIGIITIQDNHSYVEILNGKGSAVLKELKNKSIKGKKLKVHEAKK; from the coding sequence ATGTCCAGTTCAATATTTACTGATTATGCAATCAGTGATTCAATTATAAAGGCGCTAGATGCCTTAGAATATAACCAACCAACACCGGTTCAAGCACGTGTTATCCCCAAGGTATTAAAAGGTCAAGACGTAATTGTGACCTCACAAACAGGTAGCGGAAAAACCGCGTCCTTTGCCATTCCACTGTGTGAAAAAGTAGATTGGCTTGAAAATAAACCGCAAGTACTAGTACTGACACCGACTCGTGAGCTAGCGGCACAAGTTAGTGATGAAATGAAGAACATTGGTCGCTATAAGCGTATTAATAGCGTGGCCATCTACGGTCGACAGTCTTTTATGAAGCAAAAGACTATGCTAAAACAAAAAACACATATCGTAGTAGGGACACCTGGTCGCGTCTTAGACCATATTGAAAAAGGTACGTTATCTATTGAGTGTTTAAAATATGTTGTATTAGACGAAGCGGATGAGATGTTAAATATGGGGTTTATTGATCAAGTATCAGCCATTCTAGATAAACTTCCACAAAGTCGTACTACGATGCTTTTCTCTGCAACCTTTCCAGCTGATATTGAAGGTTTAGCTAAAAAATATATGATTAATCCTGAACGTATCCAAATCGAAACAGTAGGAAAAGCCCCTCAGCTTATTACACATCATGTAATGGAAGTGGAGGAACATAATAAGCTTTCCTTGTTAGCAGACGTCACCGTTGCTGAAAACCCGGATAGCTGCATCATTTTTTGCCGAACACAAGAACGAGTAAAAGAGGTTTTTCAGTACTTAGACGAACATGATTATTCTGCTGATTTACTGCACGGAGCGATGGTTCAAGAAGATCGCTTTGACGTAATGGATGATTTTAAGCGAGGCGAATTTCGCTACCTAGTAGCCACTGACGTTGCTGCTAGAGGAATTGACGTCGAAGAGATTACGCTTGTCATTAACTTTGATTTCCCACTTGAAAAAGAAAAGTACGTGCATCGTACGGGTAGAACAGGCCGTGCTGGTAAGTCAGGAAAAGCGATTACGTTTATGACGTCCTATGAACAAAAATTCTTAGAAGAAATTCGTGAATACAGTCAAGCCGATATTGAGTTAACGAATCCGCCATCTGCTGAACAAGTAAAAGCCAACAGAACGGCTTTTCAAGAGAAAATGGAAGCACCTGTAGTTCTAAGAGAAGAAAAGCGTGAAAAAGTTAACCAAGATATTATGAAGTTATATTTTAATGGCGGTAAGAAAAAGAAAATTCGTGCGGTTGATTTTGTGGGAACCATCGCTAAATTGCCTGGTATGTCTGCTCAAGATATTGGTATTATTACCATCCAAGATAACCATTCGTATGTTGAGATTTTAAACGGTAAAGGTTCAGCTGTATTGAAGGAATTAAAAAATAAAAGTATCAAAGGCAAGAAACTAAAAGTGCATGAAGCGAAAAAATGA
- a CDS encoding sulfatase-like hydrolase/transferase gives MYQRIIQFLPTFIFYLFLTIFLYGITITLSTGDFNLAFDWAQIHTASFIVLVSFISLILSYLTFWGLAKKELVTKFAESKLYHLASAFSLAIFIGLVGALLFLIYHIDLHQPGKSIEWIQEYTDRYLLSSFILSLLTFGVIVLAGEVYIGSGISILLFFILALTNYYKKIFRNEPVFPNDFIQITQLKDVIPMIRDSISLSTTILVVIGLIALLVLWFRSPKLKIDWRIRIILIVPIVFISKSFLFFEDTFAAKYYEKYSAIMPWNQQNNYYYNGPVIGMISNIKTNILEEPEDYSEKRVTTVIENMKKEVKPFNGDSKADKKPNIVFIMNESFWDPTKLNLSFSHDPLEHTKELMKKYPSGSMLSPAFGGETANVEFEALTSYSMDTFNPGGLPFQHILSKKEYPSFASYLNQLGYYTEAMHPNNGIMYMRQNVYPNLGFEKSLFIDEMDFTEKDNEGFVSDDSVVNQVLDTLKKSDKPAFIHAVTIGNHLPYPTTKYSGEKTISVEGDNLSPEIKSEIEIYAEGIKQSDEALKKLETEIQKLDEPTLVVFWGDHLPALGKNLQGYIEGGFGNTDEFQKSKEFYETPLLFMANFDLNMEQELGVISPMYFAPMIVDELNYQPTLFYSYLSKMKEHIPAFRKQIYVNDEGEVVHETSSLKRDAIQFMKQYQLLEFDTLSGKQYGKELLYK, from the coding sequence ATGTATCAACGCATCATTCAGTTTTTACCTACCTTTATCTTTTACCTATTCCTAACCATATTTTTGTATGGGATAACAATAACTTTATCTACAGGCGACTTTAATCTCGCTTTTGATTGGGCGCAAATCCACACAGCATCTTTTATCGTACTTGTTAGTTTTATTTCTTTAATATTAAGCTATCTAACTTTTTGGGGGCTAGCCAAAAAAGAGCTAGTTACAAAGTTTGCCGAATCCAAACTTTATCACCTTGCTTCTGCATTTTCACTTGCAATCTTTATTGGTTTAGTAGGTGCCCTTCTGTTTCTTATCTATCATATTGATTTACATCAACCTGGTAAATCAATTGAGTGGATTCAAGAATATACAGACCGCTACTTATTAAGCTCCTTTATTCTTTCTCTATTAACTTTTGGAGTTATTGTTTTAGCAGGGGAAGTCTATATCGGTAGTGGAATTTCAATTTTATTGTTTTTTATTCTTGCCTTGACGAATTACTATAAAAAGATTTTTAGAAACGAACCCGTCTTCCCTAATGATTTTATTCAAATTACGCAACTAAAAGATGTTATACCAATGATTCGAGATTCCATCTCGCTCTCAACTACCATACTCGTGGTAATTGGCTTAATAGCCTTGCTTGTTCTATGGTTCCGTTCACCTAAGCTCAAAATTGATTGGAGAATTCGTATTATACTTATTGTTCCAATTGTTTTTATCTCCAAATCATTTCTGTTTTTTGAAGATACCTTTGCGGCAAAGTACTATGAAAAATATTCAGCCATCATGCCGTGGAATCAGCAAAATAATTATTACTACAACGGCCCTGTTATTGGCATGATTTCGAACATCAAGACAAATATTCTAGAAGAGCCTGAGGATTACTCTGAAAAACGCGTCACAACCGTTATCGAGAATATGAAAAAAGAAGTAAAGCCATTCAATGGTGATTCTAAAGCAGACAAAAAGCCAAACATTGTCTTTATCATGAATGAATCTTTTTGGGATCCTACCAAGCTAAACCTTTCTTTTTCACACGATCCATTAGAGCATACAAAAGAGCTAATGAAGAAGTATCCTTCTGGGTCCATGCTCAGCCCTGCATTTGGTGGGGAAACAGCTAATGTAGAATTTGAAGCACTGACAAGCTATTCAATGGATACATTTAACCCTGGAGGTTTACCATTTCAACACATTTTGAGCAAAAAAGAATATCCTTCGTTTGCTTCTTATCTAAATCAATTAGGCTACTACACGGAAGCAATGCATCCAAATAATGGTATTATGTACATGCGCCAAAACGTCTATCCAAATCTAGGATTTGAAAAAAGTTTATTTATTGATGAAATGGACTTTACAGAAAAGGATAACGAGGGATTTGTTTCAGACGACTCAGTTGTTAATCAAGTTTTAGATACGTTAAAGAAATCAGATAAACCAGCGTTTATTCACGCCGTGACGATTGGAAATCACCTTCCGTATCCGACTACAAAGTATAGTGGCGAAAAAACGATATCTGTTGAAGGAGACAACTTATCTCCTGAAATAAAAAGCGAAATTGAAATTTATGCTGAAGGTATTAAGCAGTCCGATGAAGCTCTGAAAAAATTAGAAACTGAAATACAAAAACTTGATGAACCCACTCTAGTTGTATTTTGGGGAGATCATTTACCTGCTCTAGGTAAAAATCTTCAAGGCTATATAGAAGGCGGCTTTGGCAACACAGACGAATTTCAAAAATCAAAAGAATTTTATGAAACACCACTCTTATTCATGGCGAACTTTGATTTAAACATGGAGCAAGAATTAGGAGTGATTAGTCCGATGTATTTTGCACCGATGATTGTAGATGAATTAAACTATCAGCCAACGCTATTTTATAGCTATTTATCAAAAATGAAAGAACATATTCCAGCTTTTCGTAAGCAAATTTATGTAAATGATGAAGGAGAAGTTGTTCACGAGACTTCTTCTTTAAAACGAGACGCTATTCAATTCATGAAGCAATACCAGCTTCTAGAGTTTGATACGTTATCTGGAAAGCAATATGGAAAAGAGTTGCTGTATAAATAA
- a CDS encoding threonine/serine exporter family protein, whose product MKEKKLDRYDIMDVCLLAGKIMLESGAETYRVEDTMMRIAASFGIKTSHSYVTPTGIMFSLETSEPTKTKLIRISERTTDLKKVTLVNSVSRQISQGQLQLEEAYDALENIAESNVAFPLWVQLAAASISSGCFLIMFQGQWLDFIPAMLAGGLGFLTLVYFHRIIPIKFFAEFTASLTIGTLSLLFVTIGVGSELDKIIIGSVMPLVPGLLITNAVRDLMAGHLLSGLSKGAEAFLTAFAIGAGIAVVFTLL is encoded by the coding sequence ATGAAAGAAAAGAAATTAGATAGATATGACATTATGGATGTATGCTTACTAGCAGGGAAAATCATGTTGGAAAGTGGAGCAGAAACGTATCGAGTGGAAGACACAATGATGAGGATTGCTGCTTCATTTGGCATTAAAACGTCACATAGTTATGTCACTCCAACGGGAATTATGTTTTCTTTGGAGACGAGTGAGCCAACCAAAACAAAGCTTATACGTATTTCAGAACGTACAACAGATCTAAAGAAAGTAACATTAGTTAACAGCGTTTCACGTCAAATCAGCCAAGGTCAATTGCAATTAGAAGAAGCATATGATGCTTTAGAAAATATCGCAGAATCAAACGTTGCGTTTCCTCTATGGGTCCAGCTTGCGGCAGCTTCTATTTCAAGCGGCTGTTTTTTAATCATGTTTCAAGGTCAGTGGTTAGATTTTATTCCAGCTATGTTAGCAGGAGGGCTTGGGTTTTTAACACTTGTTTATTTCCATAGGATTATTCCAATTAAATTCTTTGCTGAGTTTACGGCTTCACTAACCATCGGTACGCTCTCACTGCTATTTGTTACGATTGGTGTTGGAAGTGAACTTGATAAAATTATTATTGGTTCGGTTATGCCTCTGGTCCCAGGGCTGTTAATTACAAATGCTGTACGGGACTTAATGGCAGGACATTTGTTGTCAGGCTTATCTAAGGGAGCTGAGGCTTTTTTAACGGCTTTTGCAATTGGTGCTGGAATTGCAGTTGTATTTACATTGTTATAA
- a CDS encoding alpha-amylase, giving the protein MERNHTMIQFFEWHLPADQKHWNRLRDIAPELKEAGIDAVWIPPVTKASSPDDNGYSVYDVYDLGEFEQKGSTATKYGTKEQLHEAIQACHDHGISVYVDIVMNHKAGADETETFQVIEVDADNRNNEISEPFDIEGWTKFTFNGRNSQYSDFQWNFAHFNGTDYDAKEDRTGVFKILGENKKWNEEVDHEFGNYDYLMYANIDYDHPDVKREMISWGKWLAKTLNCDGYRLDAIKHINYNFIKEFTAEITSQQGNNFYFIGEFWHPDLGTAADFLDHVEHGIDIFDVPLHYKLYEASQKGRDFDLQTVFDDTLVQTHPLDVVTFVDNHDSQPNESLESWVEDWFKELAYALILFRKDGYPCVFYGDFFGISGDNPMDAKKEMLTKLLSVRYHKAYGDQDDYFDHPNTIGWVRHGEPSIEGSGCAIVLSNGDEGYKKMFVGKEHAGSTWVDMLEKRDDQVIINEDGYGSFTVNGQSVSVWIKQ; this is encoded by the coding sequence ATGGAACGTAATCACACAATGATTCAATTTTTTGAATGGCACTTGCCAGCTGATCAAAAACATTGGAATCGTTTAAGGGATATAGCACCTGAGTTAAAAGAAGCTGGCATTGATGCTGTTTGGATTCCTCCGGTTACAAAAGCATCTTCACCTGATGACAATGGTTATAGTGTCTATGACGTCTATGACTTAGGTGAATTTGAGCAAAAAGGAAGCACCGCTACAAAGTATGGAACAAAAGAGCAATTACATGAAGCAATTCAAGCGTGTCATGACCATGGAATCAGCGTGTATGTTGACATTGTCATGAACCACAAAGCAGGAGCTGATGAAACAGAGACCTTTCAAGTCATTGAAGTAGATGCTGATAATCGAAACAACGAGATATCTGAACCTTTTGATATTGAAGGATGGACTAAATTTACGTTTAATGGTCGAAACAGTCAATATTCCGATTTCCAATGGAATTTTGCACATTTTAATGGGACAGACTATGACGCTAAAGAAGACCGTACAGGCGTCTTTAAAATTCTTGGTGAAAATAAAAAATGGAATGAAGAGGTGGACCACGAGTTTGGAAATTATGATTACCTTATGTATGCCAACATTGATTACGACCATCCAGATGTTAAAAGGGAAATGATTTCCTGGGGAAAGTGGCTTGCAAAAACATTAAATTGTGACGGCTATCGACTAGATGCTATTAAGCATATCAACTATAACTTTATCAAAGAGTTTACAGCAGAAATTACGTCTCAGCAAGGAAACAACTTTTATTTTATAGGGGAATTTTGGCACCCTGACTTAGGAACAGCAGCAGACTTTTTAGATCATGTTGAACACGGTATTGATATTTTCGACGTTCCCCTTCACTACAAATTATATGAAGCTTCACAAAAAGGAAGAGATTTTGATTTACAAACAGTATTTGATGATACACTAGTCCAAACGCACCCATTAGATGTCGTTACCTTTGTGGATAATCATGATTCGCAGCCTAATGAGTCCCTTGAGTCATGGGTAGAAGACTGGTTTAAAGAATTAGCCTACGCCTTAATTCTTTTTAGAAAAGATGGGTATCCATGCGTATTTTATGGAGATTTCTTTGGCATTTCTGGGGACAACCCTATGGACGCAAAAAAAGAAATGCTTACAAAGCTTTTATCGGTGCGCTATCACAAAGCGTATGGAGACCAAGATGACTATTTTGATCACCCTAATACAATTGGTTGGGTTCGTCATGGAGAACCCTCTATTGAAGGATCTGGTTGTGCTATCGTTCTTTCAAACGGAGATGAAGGATATAAGAAAATGTTTGTAGGAAAAGAGCACGCCGGTAGTACTTGGGTTGATATGCTTGAAAAACGAGATGATCAGGTCATCATTAATGAGGATGGCTATGGTTCTTTCACGGTTAATGGTCAAAGTGTATCCGTCTGGATTAAACAATAG
- a CDS encoding EamA family transporter: MISIPILLIMTLLGSVGAVFFKQISTALSAKNKKMAIIYLIGGGSFYGISALLNVYVLTLLPYSVVFPLTSITYVWTLLFGYFLLKEKVTVKQMIGCALIIIGCFIIANS, encoded by the coding sequence ATGATTAGTATACCGATTTTACTCATTATGACTCTTCTAGGTTCAGTTGGAGCTGTCTTTTTCAAACAGATTTCTACAGCTTTGAGCGCTAAAAATAAGAAAATGGCTATTATCTATTTGATAGGTGGAGGCTCGTTCTACGGAATATCAGCACTTTTAAACGTATATGTTTTAACATTGTTACCCTACTCGGTTGTTTTTCCGTTAACATCTATTACTTATGTATGGACACTATTATTTGGCTACTTTTTGTTAAAAGAAAAAGTAACTGTCAAACAAATGATTGGATGTGCTCTTATCATTATTGGTTGTTTTATTATTGCTAATAGCTAA
- the proB gene encoding glutamate 5-kinase — protein sequence MGYRDQLHSCKRIVVKVGTSTLTYDNGEIHLARIEKLTRVLSDLMNSGKEVILVTSGAVQVGVKKLKLANRPTSIRDKQAAAAVGQSELMHIYSKFFGEYSHIVGQVLLTKDVIEDEHVRSNVVNTFEKLIEDRVIPIVNENDTVAIDEIENIVRFGDNDNLSAIVSVLIQADLLVILSDIDGFFDSDPTKNENSMLIKVIEKVTPELEEFAGGSGSSVGTGGMVTKLTAAKRATLEGINVILANGKDPAILRDLINGKELGTLFLSQKQKVR from the coding sequence ATGGGGTATCGAGATCAATTACATAGCTGTAAACGTATCGTAGTCAAAGTAGGGACATCAACTTTGACGTATGATAACGGAGAGATTCATTTAGCGCGCATCGAAAAACTAACACGTGTTTTGTCTGATTTAATGAATTCTGGAAAAGAAGTGATTTTGGTTACATCGGGTGCAGTGCAGGTGGGAGTGAAGAAATTAAAGTTAGCGAATCGACCAACGTCAATTCGTGACAAGCAAGCAGCAGCAGCTGTAGGACAGTCTGAATTAATGCATATTTATAGTAAGTTTTTCGGAGAATATAGTCATATTGTTGGGCAAGTGTTGCTAACCAAAGATGTTATTGAAGATGAACACGTTCGAAGCAACGTGGTCAATACATTTGAAAAGTTAATTGAAGATCGTGTCATTCCAATTGTTAATGAGAATGATACCGTAGCAATTGATGAAATTGAGAATATTGTACGCTTTGGAGATAACGATAATTTATCAGCTATTGTTTCAGTACTTATTCAAGCTGATTTGCTAGTTATCTTATCAGATATTGATGGTTTCTTTGACTCGGATCCAACTAAAAATGAAAATTCGATGCTGATTAAAGTTATTGAAAAAGTTACGCCAGAGCTAGAAGAGTTTGCGGGAGGGAGTGGGTCCTCCGTGGGAACAGGCGGCATGGTAACAAAGTTAACGGCTGCGAAACGTGCTACGTTAGAAGGAATCAATGTGATTTTAGCAAATGGAAAAGACCCTGCTATCCTACGCGATTTAATTAATGGTAAAGAGCTAGGAACGTTGTTTTTATCTCAAAAGCAAAAAGTCCGTTAA